One genomic region from Methanobrevibacter olleyae encodes:
- the rfbB gene encoding dTDP-glucose 4,6-dehydratase, whose amino-acid sequence MTKLLITGGAGFIGSNFVKYILDRYPNYEITNLDALTYCGNLENLEDIEDNPNYTFVKGDIQDGKLVDEIVKDVDYIVHFAAESHVDRSIEDPQIFIKTNIIGTQVLLDSAKKHNIKKFLQVSTDEVYGSLGSEGYFREETPLQANSPYSASKAGADLMVRAYGETFKLPINITRCSNNYGPYQFPEKLIPLMISNALEDKELPIYGDGKNIRDWLHVYDHCTALDLVLHKGKLGEVYNIGGNNEKQNIEIVKLILKELDKPESLIKFVKDRLGHDRRYAIDSTKITEELGWKPKYTFETGIIETIHWYLENQDWMEKVKSGEYQEYYEKIYSKK is encoded by the coding sequence ATGACTAAATTATTAATAACTGGTGGAGCTGGATTTATAGGTAGTAATTTTGTAAAATATATCCTTGATAGGTATCCTAACTATGAAATTACTAATTTAGATGCTCTTACTTACTGTGGAAATCTTGAAAATTTGGAGGATATTGAAGATAATCCTAACTATACCTTTGTTAAGGGAGATATTCAAGATGGGAAATTAGTTGATGAGATTGTAAAAGATGTAGATTATATTGTTCATTTTGCTGCTGAAAGTCATGTAGACCGCAGTATAGAAGATCCTCAAATATTTATAAAAACAAACATTATTGGAACTCAGGTTTTATTAGATTCAGCAAAAAAACATAATATTAAAAAATTTCTACAGGTTTCTACAGATGAAGTTTATGGAAGCTTAGGAAGTGAAGGTTACTTTAGAGAAGAAACTCCTCTTCAAGCAAATAGTCCATATTCTGCTTCAAAAGCAGGTGCAGATTTAATGGTAAGAGCTTATGGTGAAACATTTAAGCTACCAATTAATATTACACGCTGTTCTAATAACTATGGCCCTTATCAATTTCCTGAAAAATTGATTCCTTTAATGATTTCCAATGCTTTAGAAGATAAAGAGTTACCTATTTATGGGGATGGAAAGAACATTAGAGACTGGTTACATGTTTATGACCATTGTACAGCTCTTGATCTAGTTCTTCATAAAGGAAAACTTGGAGAAGTTTATAATATCGGCGGTAATAACGAAAAACAAAATATTGAAATTGTAAAACTTATTTTAAAAGAACTTGATAAGCCAGAATCTTTAATTAAATTTGTTAAAGATAGATTAGGGCATGATAGACGTTATGCAATTGATTCTACTAAAATTACTGAAGAATTAGGCTGGAAACCTAAATATACCTTTGAAACAGGTATTATAGAAACAATTCATTGGTATTTGGAAAATCAAGATTGGATGGAAAAAGTAAAATCTGGAGAATACCAAGAGTACTATGAGAAAATCTATTCTAAAAAATAA
- a CDS encoding glycosyltransferase family 2 protein produces the protein MKVSVITPNYNGLKFLNKYFETLLIQARFIEEIIIIDNASTDGSIEFIEELIKSPNYPINIKLIKNEANLGFAVAVNQGIEIAKSEYIYSVNNDVELEWNALEEIIKAMDESIKLGENPFSIQSKMIQQHNRNLIDDAGDEYTILAWTKKIGDNQPVEKYNDRKEIFSSCAGATLYRKSVLFEIGLFDESFFAYVEDIDLSYRAQIYGYKNYFAPNSIIYHYGSGTSGSRYNEFKIRLSARNNVFLVYKNFPTIQKIINFIFLFLGFLIKYLFFLNKGYGHIYLDGLKEGLKDRKKLNKTPFLRKNWKNYFKIEWKLIKNTFTYLKK, from the coding sequence ATGAAAGTATCAGTAATAACTCCAAATTATAATGGTTTGAAATTCTTAAATAAATATTTTGAAACTCTATTAATTCAAGCTAGATTTATTGAAGAGATAATTATAATTGATAATGCATCTACTGATGGCAGTATTGAATTTATAGAAGAACTTATTAAAAGTCCTAACTATCCAATTAATATAAAACTCATTAAAAATGAAGCTAATTTAGGCTTTGCTGTTGCTGTTAATCAAGGAATTGAAATAGCTAAATCTGAATATATCTATTCAGTTAACAACGATGTTGAGTTAGAATGGAATGCTTTAGAAGAGATTATTAAAGCTATGGATGAATCTATCAAATTAGGTGAAAACCCATTTTCAATTCAATCAAAAATGATTCAACAGCACAATAGAAATTTAATAGATGATGCTGGAGATGAATATACTATACTTGCTTGGACAAAAAAGATAGGGGATAATCAGCCAGTAGAGAAATACAACGATAGAAAAGAAATTTTCTCCTCCTGTGCTGGTGCAACTTTGTATAGAAAATCTGTTTTATTTGAAATTGGCTTATTTGATGAAAGTTTCTTTGCCTATGTTGAAGATATAGATCTTTCTTATAGAGCTCAAATATATGGTTATAAGAATTATTTCGCTCCGAATTCAATTATTTATCATTATGGAAGTGGAACAAGCGGTAGCAGGTATAATGAATTTAAAATAAGATTATCAGCTCGAAATAATGTTTTTTTAGTTTATAAAAACTTCCCAACTATTCAAAAAATAATTAATTTCATATTTCTTTTTTTAGGATTTTTAATAAAGTATCTTTTCTTCCTAAATAAAGGCTATGGTCATATTTATTTAGATGGGCTTAAAGAGGGATTAAAAGATAGAAAAAAATTAAATAAAACTCCTTTTTTAAGAAAAAACTGGAAAAACTACTTTAAAATAGAATGGAAACTTATCAAAAATACCTTTACCTATTTAAAGAAATAA
- a CDS encoding glycosyltransferase family 2 protein — MRNNLDLSIIVVNYNTFKLTKETIDSCLAEPCHYRYEILLVDNKSTDDSLLKLEEYFKDEISRGIINLIANSSNEGFAKANNLAIEEAKGEYILLLNSDTLIKEATIDRCMDYITKGTNADVGALGCKVSLADGSLDKACKRSFPNPVNSFYKLFNIQTNSGKDNYNLDDLDDDGVYEIDCLVGAFMLVRRTTIDDIGLLDDTFFMYGEDIDWCYRIKQAGWRIVYFGQAEIIHYKGASSEDKKTKKRNPKLIYEFYRAMYIFYKKHYTKKYNFFVNIAVYIGIAVLLVFNLIKNTLRF, encoded by the coding sequence ATGAGAAATAATTTAGATTTGTCAATTATAGTTGTTAACTATAATACTTTTAAGTTAACAAAAGAAACTATTGATTCCTGTTTAGCTGAACCATGTCATTATAGATATGAAATACTTCTTGTAGACAATAAATCAACTGATGATAGTCTTCTTAAATTAGAAGAATACTTTAAAGATGAAATATCTCGAGGAATCATTAATCTTATTGCTAATTCTAGCAATGAAGGTTTTGCAAAAGCTAATAATTTAGCTATTGAAGAAGCTAAAGGAGAATATATTCTTCTTTTAAACTCTGATACTCTTATAAAAGAAGCTACAATTGATAGATGTATGGATTATATAACTAAAGGAACAAATGCTGATGTTGGTGCTTTAGGTTGTAAAGTTAGTTTAGCTGATGGATCTTTAGATAAAGCATGTAAGCGTAGTTTTCCAAATCCAGTTAACTCCTTTTATAAATTATTTAATATTCAGACAAATAGTGGAAAAGATAATTATAATTTAGATGATTTAGATGATGATGGTGTTTATGAAATTGATTGCCTTGTAGGAGCATTTATGCTTGTTAGAAGAACTACAATTGATGACATTGGCCTTTTAGATGATACTTTCTTTATGTATGGAGAAGATATTGATTGGTGCTATCGAATAAAGCAAGCAGGCTGGAGAATTGTTTACTTTGGCCAAGCAGAAATAATCCATTATAAAGGAGCAAGTAGTGAAGATAAAAAGACTAAAAAAAGAAATCCTAAATTGATTTATGAGTTTTATAGAGCTATGTATATTTTTTATAAAAAGCATTATACTAAAAAATATAATTTCTTTGTAAATATTGCTGTTTATATTGGAATAGCAGTTCTTTTAGTTTTTAATTTAATTAAAAATACTTTAAGGTTTTAA